One genomic region from Campylobacter concisus encodes:
- a CDS encoding motility associated factor glycosyltransferase family protein, with product MNSKNNKLPSKKTNLPKDNGANTQNPIFQKNLQALFQQDEILAARLWSIAGNEDYEIFIGKDPIDINLINKHTFKYIYENPGADILKLLENIESDYKRYPILFFYGLGNGVLYKALAKNETHQKIVVIEPEIEIIYLVLNVIDLSSELESGQIILFYSKFATYTHFYYLVTEAKLNSYAKTYDNLMIHMPFYDQFEEDYIRINKEITRAFSQIVVAHGNSIDDLLLGTRQNCENLVPMISNHCYTSLVKKRYGLMDTAIIVSTGPSLDKQLNTLKKFAPYVSIISVDASYPILARHDIKPDYVMSIERIEPTSSFFEKKHPNIDDNIHFIVASVTHKQTIKNILPRKLVLTMRPQQEEYMFGLKRYGYLGVGHSCANMAYQLAYVLGHKNIVFIGQDLAFGKDGASHAKGHAFAQADENIFVKAYGGEGEVKTTYVWTLFKNQFENDIAQSSLENIKSYNCTEGGARIEGTIERPFLEVMHELCKGKEIKKLPNIKKDSETTVNKNLLKSYKVILAKIKAQSEVKQQIEKVFLEVVPSIDKLLELNKENKIEKKHFNELLKITKKIDKLKDVIAKRNYQKYVDNILQISVYYQELELAKISVAPSDTTIQKTNKLLMWVNMHKYWMFSAAGGLNADIEVTKKASKALVAELKKRKLITKNEIGKAKENFILSI from the coding sequence ATGAATAGTAAAAACAATAAATTACCTAGTAAAAAGACTAACCTGCCTAAAGATAACGGAGCGAATACTCAAAATCCTATCTTTCAAAAAAACCTTCAAGCACTATTTCAGCAAGATGAAATTCTAGCAGCTAGACTTTGGTCTATTGCTGGCAATGAAGACTATGAAATTTTTATAGGAAAAGATCCCATTGATATAAATTTAATAAACAAGCATACTTTTAAATATATCTATGAAAATCCTGGAGCAGACATTTTAAAGCTGCTTGAAAATATAGAAAGTGACTATAAACGTTATCCGATACTATTTTTTTATGGACTAGGCAATGGCGTACTCTATAAAGCATTAGCAAAAAATGAAACACACCAAAAAATCGTAGTCATAGAGCCAGAGATCGAGATCATATATCTTGTTTTAAATGTCATTGATCTATCAAGCGAACTAGAAAGTGGACAGATAATACTTTTTTATTCAAAATTTGCAACCTATACACATTTTTATTATCTGGTTACAGAAGCGAAACTAAACTCATATGCAAAAACCTATGATAATCTTATGATCCATATGCCTTTTTATGATCAATTTGAAGAGGACTACATAAGAATAAATAAAGAGATTACAAGAGCATTTTCTCAAATAGTAGTTGCTCATGGCAATAGCATAGACGATCTTTTATTAGGCACAAGACAAAATTGTGAAAATTTAGTGCCCATGATTAGCAATCATTGCTACACAAGTCTTGTTAAAAAAAGATATGGTCTTATGGATACAGCTATAATTGTATCAACTGGTCCAAGCCTAGATAAACAGCTTAATACACTTAAGAAATTTGCTCCATATGTTAGCATTATAAGTGTTGATGCCTCTTACCCAATCCTTGCAAGGCATGATATCAAGCCTGATTATGTAATGTCGATTGAAAGAATAGAACCAACTTCTAGTTTTTTTGAAAAAAAACATCCAAATATTGATGACAATATACACTTTATTGTTGCCTCAGTTACACACAAGCAAACTATTAAAAATATCTTGCCAAGAAAACTAGTACTAACTATGAGACCTCAACAAGAGGAGTATATGTTTGGCCTAAAAAGATATGGATATTTGGGCGTAGGACATAGTTGTGCAAACATGGCCTACCAGCTAGCCTATGTCTTAGGACATAAAAATATCGTTTTCATAGGGCAGGATCTAGCATTTGGTAAAGATGGGGCAAGCCATGCAAAAGGTCACGCTTTTGCACAAGCGGATGAAAATATATTTGTTAAAGCTTATGGTGGAGAGGGAGAGGTTAAAACAACATATGTTTGGACTCTATTTAAAAACCAGTTTGAAAATGACATCGCCCAATCAAGTCTAGAGAATATAAAATCATATAACTGTACCGAAGGTGGTGCTAGAATAGAAGGAACTATAGAAAGGCCGTTTTTAGAAGTAATGCATGAGCTTTGCAAAGGCAAAGAGATTAAAAAACTACCTAACATCAAAAAAGATAGTGAAACGACGGTAAATAAAAACCTTTTAAAATCTTATAAAGTCATACTTGCAAAAATAAAAGCTCAAAGTGAAGTCAAACAACAAATAGAAAAAGTCTTTTTAGAAGTAGTGCCTAGTATAGATAAATTGCTTGAGCTCAATAAAGAAAATAAAATAGAAAAAAAGCACTTTAATGAACTTCTTAAAATAACAAAAAAAATCGATAAACTAAAAGATGTAATCGCAAAACGTAATTATCAAAAATATGTAGATAATATATTGCAAATTTCAGTCTACTATCAAGAACTTGAGCTTGCAAAAATTTCTGTAGCACCAAGTGACACAACCATTCAAAAGACTAACAAACTTCTTATGTGGGTAAATATGCACAAATACTGGATGTTCTCTGCAGCTGGCGGTCTAAATGCTGATATTGAAGTTACCAAAAAGGCTTCAAAAGCACTTGTTGCTGAGCTAAAAAAGAGAAAACTAATAACTAAAAACGAGATAGGAAAAGCAAAAGAAAATTTTATACTGAGTATATAA
- the pseB gene encoding UDP-N-acetylglucosamine 4,6-dehydratase (inverting), with the protein MFNNKSILITGGTGSFGKKYTEILLKKYKPRRLVIYSRDELKQYEMAQVFKDKAMRFFIGDVRDYKRLRTAMNAIDYVIHAAAMKHVPIAEYNPMECIKTNIDGAQNVIDASLECGVSKVIALSTDKACNPVNLYGATKLASDKLFVAANNIVGDKKTRFSVVRYGNVVGSRGSVVPLFKKLIAQGEKELPITHEKMTRFWITLEQGVNFVLKNFERMKGGEIFIPKIPSMTMMDLAKALAPELGVKIIGIRPGEKMHEMMISRDDAHLTYEFDDYYVISPSIQFLTAQDFSTNALHQKGKPVSEDFEYSSNTNKIWLDRAGLLEMIGDAK; encoded by the coding sequence ATGTTTAACAACAAATCGATATTGATCACCGGCGGAACAGGAAGTTTTGGTAAAAAGTACACCGAAATTTTGTTAAAAAAATATAAGCCAAGAAGGCTAGTTATCTACTCACGCGACGAGCTAAAGCAATACGAAATGGCTCAAGTCTTTAAAGACAAAGCGATGCGTTTTTTTATAGGCGATGTGAGGGACTATAAGCGCTTAAGAACTGCAATGAACGCCATAGACTACGTCATCCACGCAGCTGCGATGAAACACGTACCAATCGCAGAATACAACCCAATGGAGTGCATCAAAACAAACATAGATGGCGCTCAAAACGTCATCGACGCCTCTTTGGAGTGTGGCGTTAGTAAGGTCATCGCACTCTCAACCGACAAAGCGTGCAACCCTGTAAATTTATATGGAGCTACAAAGCTAGCAAGTGACAAGCTTTTTGTTGCTGCAAATAACATTGTTGGAGACAAAAAAACAAGATTTAGCGTCGTAAGATATGGAAACGTCGTTGGTTCACGTGGCTCAGTCGTGCCGCTTTTTAAAAAGCTGATCGCACAAGGAGAAAAAGAGCTTCCTATCACACATGAGAAGATGACTAGATTTTGGATCACACTTGAGCAAGGTGTAAATTTCGTCCTTAAAAACTTTGAGAGAATGAAAGGTGGCGAAATTTTCATACCAAAGATCCCATCAATGACGATGATGGATCTTGCAAAAGCCCTTGCACCAGAGCTTGGCGTAAAGATCATAGGCATTCGTCCAGGTGAAAAGATGCATGAGATGATGATATCAAGAGATGACGCGCATCTTACATACGAATTTGATGATTACTACGTTATTAGTCCTTCTATCCAGTTTTTAACAGCGCAAGACTTCTCGACAAATGCCCTTCATCAAAAGGGCAAACCAGTGAGCGAGGACTTTGAATATAGCTCAAATACAAATAAAATTTGGCTCGATAGAGCAGGCCTTCTTGAGATGATAGGAGATGCTAAATGA
- a CDS encoding flagellin B codes for MSFRINTNVNALNTHANAVSNNTDLSKSLNKLSSGLRIQTAADDASGLSIADSLRSQASALGQAIANGNDAIGIIQVADKAMDEQLKILDTIKTKATQSAQDGQTTQSRQALQADIVRLMEELDNIGNTTSFNGQQLLNGTFSNKEFQIGAYSNQTVKASIGATTSDKIGLTRFESSRLLTAMGVVNLKFLNVDGVNDVGVTAATISTGIGKGLGSLAENINKVADRTGVRATADVTWKASAAIGGGLIQSLTINGVKIGDLDVKANDANGALVNAINSVKDQTGVEASVDAETGKMVLTSRDGRAIVASGKDISKGLGGKGAAAKGTSLTGFVGRLNLVRLDGRDIKLNAGGVAKLSLAFSANGGAQQSVSLRDIRGQIDKTLATAMGFQRMSGALSVAQSAGVMTLRGAMAVMSIAESAQKTLDQVRSDLGSVQNQLQATVNNITVTQVNVKSAESQIRDVDFASESANFSKHNILAQSGAYAMSQANSVQQNVMKLLQ; via the coding sequence ATGAGTTTTCGTATTAACACAAACGTAAACGCACTTAACACACACGCTAACGCAGTTAGCAACAACACTGACCTATCTAAGTCACTTAACAAACTTAGCTCAGGTCTTAGGATTCAAACAGCTGCAGACGATGCTTCAGGTCTATCTATTGCAGATAGCTTAAGAAGTCAAGCTTCAGCTTTAGGTCAAGCTATTGCAAACGGTAATGATGCTATTGGTATCATTCAAGTTGCCGATAAAGCTATGGACGAGCAGCTAAAAATTCTTGATACTATCAAGACAAAAGCTACTCAGTCAGCTCAAGACGGCCAAACAACTCAATCACGCCAAGCGTTGCAGGCTGATATCGTTCGTCTAATGGAAGAGCTTGACAATATCGGTAACACTACTTCATTTAATGGTCAGCAACTACTAAACGGAACATTCTCTAATAAAGAATTCCAAATAGGCGCTTACTCAAACCAAACTGTTAAAGCAAGTATTGGTGCGACTACATCTGATAAGATAGGTCTTACACGTTTTGAGAGTTCAAGACTACTTACAGCTATGGGTGTAGTAAATCTTAAATTCTTAAACGTTGATGGTGTAAATGATGTTGGCGTTACAGCTGCTACTATCTCAACAGGTATAGGTAAAGGACTTGGTTCTTTGGCTGAGAATATCAATAAAGTTGCTGATAGAACTGGAGTTAGAGCTACAGCTGACGTTACTTGGAAAGCTAGTGCTGCTATTGGTGGCGGTTTAATTCAGTCTTTAACAATCAACGGTGTTAAAATTGGCGACCTAGATGTTAAAGCAAATGATGCAAACGGTGCGCTTGTAAATGCTATCAACTCTGTAAAAGATCAAACTGGTGTTGAAGCTTCTGTTGATGCTGAAACAGGCAAAATGGTATTAACAAGCCGTGATGGCCGTGCTATTGTAGCTTCTGGTAAAGACATCTCAAAAGGTCTTGGCGGTAAAGGTGCAGCTGCTAAAGGTACATCTTTAACCGGTTTCGTAGGTAGACTAAACCTTGTTCGTCTTGATGGTAGAGATATCAAGCTAAATGCTGGTGGCGTTGCTAAACTATCGCTAGCATTCTCTGCTAATGGTGGTGCTCAACAATCAGTATCTCTAAGAGATATAAGAGGACAAATAGATAAAACCCTAGCAACAGCTATGGGCTTCCAAAGAATGAGTGGAGCTTTATCAGTAGCTCAATCTGCTGGTGTTATGACACTTCGCGGTGCGATGGCTGTTATGAGTATCGCTGAGTCTGCTCAAAAAACACTTGATCAAGTTCGTTCAGACCTTGGTTCAGTTCAAAACCAACTTCAAGCTACAGTTAATAACATAACTGTAACTCAAGTTAACGTAAAATCAGCAGAATCTCAAATTAGAGATGTTGATTTTGCTAGCGAATCTGCTAACTTCTCAAAACATAACATCCTAGCTCAATCAGGTGCTTATGCTATGAGTCAAGCAAACAGCGTACAACAAAACGTAATGAAGCTTCTACAATAG
- the dcd gene encoding dCTP deaminase, translating to MGLKSDSWIRKMSVEKKMIVPFTEEQVGRGVVSYGVSSYGYDIRVGDEFKIFTNIGGTVVDPKNFDEKNVVDFKGDVCIVPPNSFALARTVEYFNMPDNVLAICLGKSTYARCGIIVNVTPFEPGFKGHITIEISNTTPLPAKIYANEGIAQVLFIEGDEPCEVTYADKNGKYQAQEGITLPRILK from the coding sequence ATGGGTTTAAAATCAGACTCTTGGATAAGGAAAATGTCGGTCGAAAAGAAGATGATCGTGCCATTTACCGAGGAGCAAGTGGGGCGTGGCGTCGTTAGCTACGGAGTCTCTAGCTACGGCTATGATATCCGTGTGGGCGATGAGTTTAAAATTTTCACAAACATCGGCGGAACCGTCGTTGATCCAAAGAATTTTGATGAGAAAAACGTGGTTGATTTTAAAGGCGACGTGTGCATCGTGCCGCCAAATTCTTTTGCTTTGGCACGCACGGTCGAGTACTTTAACATGCCTGACAACGTGCTGGCGATCTGCCTTGGCAAGAGTACATACGCAAGGTGCGGCATCATCGTAAATGTGACACCTTTTGAGCCGGGATTTAAGGGGCATATCACGATAGAAATTTCAAATACGACGCCACTTCCTGCGAAGATCTACGCAAACGAGGGCATTGCACAGGTGCTATTTATCGAGGGTGATGAGCCTTGCGAGGTAACGTATGCTGATAAAAACGGCAAATACCAAGCCCAAGAAGGCATCACGCTGCCTAGAATTTTAAAATAA
- the pseH gene encoding UDP-4-amino-4,6-dideoxy-N-acetyl-beta-L-altrosamine N-acetyltransferase, with translation MFELINFTSLSGEQKLMVLKWRNDERIAKFMKNKSVGKEEHFAFLERLKSIQDKIYFLVKDEGEFIGVVSFVDITKESCEFGVYKNPELKGVGKKLLDLIKDYAFFTLKVGSLKAKAYNNNEKALALYENFGFKIYAKDDEFSYLELKKETD, from the coding sequence TTGTTTGAGCTTATAAATTTTACCTCGCTTAGTGGCGAGCAAAAACTGATGGTCTTAAAGTGGCGAAACGACGAGCGTATAGCCAAATTTATGAAAAACAAAAGCGTTGGCAAAGAGGAGCATTTTGCTTTTTTAGAGAGATTAAAGAGCATTCAAGATAAGATCTATTTTTTAGTAAAAGATGAGGGTGAATTTATCGGAGTGGTGAGCTTCGTTGATATAACGAAAGAGAGTTGCGAATTTGGCGTTTATAAAAACCCAGAGCTAAAAGGAGTGGGTAAAAAGCTGCTTGATCTCATAAAAGACTACGCTTTTTTTACGCTAAAAGTTGGCTCGCTAAAAGCAAAAGCTTATAATAACAACGAAAAAGCGCTTGCACTTTATGAAAATTTTGGCTTTAAGATCTACGCAAAAGATGATGAATTTAGCTATCTTGAGCTTAAAAAAGAAACGGACTAG
- the pseF gene encoding pseudaminic acid cytidylyltransferase, whose protein sequence is MICIIPARGGSKRIPGKNIKDFLGKPLIAYSIEAALNSKVFSEVIVSTDDEMIANVAREFGANVPFFRDASLSDDYATSTDVIKDAIRRVKSSFSDVCCLYATAPLITAEILKDAAGEFKKQECKFLFSATAFDFPIQRAIKLDENARVSMFYPQFEKTRSQDLEPTFHDAGAFYFGKKEAWLECSALFAPHSKAYLLPRNLVCDIDTLEDFEFAKKLYLINNGKI, encoded by the coding sequence ATGATCTGTATCATCCCAGCAAGAGGCGGCAGCAAGAGAATACCTGGCAAAAACATAAAAGACTTTTTAGGCAAGCCCTTAATCGCATATAGCATTGAGGCTGCGCTAAATTCTAAAGTTTTTAGCGAAGTGATCGTAAGCACCGATGATGAAATGATCGCAAATGTGGCTAGAGAATTTGGAGCTAACGTGCCATTTTTTAGAGATGCGAGCCTAAGCGATGACTACGCGACAAGCACTGACGTGATAAAAGACGCGATAAGGCGTGTAAAATCTAGTTTTAGTGACGTCTGCTGCCTTTATGCCACAGCACCGCTCATAACGGCTGAAATTTTAAAAGATGCCGCAGGAGAGTTTAAAAAGCAGGAGTGTAAATTTTTATTTTCAGCGACTGCATTTGATTTCCCTATACAAAGGGCTATAAAACTTGATGAAAATGCTAGAGTTAGCATGTTTTATCCGCAGTTTGAAAAGACACGCTCGCAAGATCTTGAGCCTACGTTTCATGACGCTGGGGCATTTTATTTTGGCAAAAAAGAGGCTTGGCTGGAGTGCAGTGCTTTGTTTGCGCCACATTCAAAAGCATATTTGCTGCCAAGAAATTTAGTCTGTGACATCGACACGCTAGAGGATTTTGAGTTTGCTAAGAAGCTTTATTTGATAAATAACGGAAAGATTTGA
- the pseC gene encoding UDP-4-amino-4,6-dideoxy-N-acetyl-beta-L-altrosamine transaminase, with translation MIPYSRQQITEEDIKVVADALRDDILTGGQKVSKFEEELAKYVGVKHVIAMNSATSALHVAYLSIGVKDGDEVITTPITFAATANAALMAGAQVKFCDVKANGNIDEEKIPTLITPKTKVITAVDYGGNPVELDKIINLAKKHGIKVIDDASHALGSVQNGVKVGVKADISIFSFHPVKPITTLEGGALATNDDELARLARLYRSHGITKTKLWDSDMSLLGYNYRITDVACALGLSQLKRLDGFIAKRNEIAKFYDEKFSECEYFKTIKIPANTTSSRHLYPVLLDEKFWDKKEQIFEALLEKGVGVQVHYKPTYKFSFYKALLGEISLPNAEKFYSAELSLPCHHGMSVDDAKFVASTFFDVLKSFSE, from the coding sequence ATGATCCCTTACAGCCGTCAGCAGATCACAGAAGAAGATATCAAAGTAGTAGCAGATGCGCTAAGAGACGACATCTTAACAGGTGGCCAAAAGGTCAGTAAATTTGAAGAGGAGCTGGCAAAGTATGTTGGCGTAAAGCACGTGATCGCTATGAACTCAGCCACTTCGGCCCTTCACGTAGCCTATCTTAGCATTGGAGTAAAGGACGGTGATGAAGTGATCACGACGCCCATTACCTTTGCGGCCACTGCAAATGCGGCTTTGATGGCAGGAGCGCAGGTCAAATTTTGCGACGTAAAAGCAAATGGCAACATCGATGAAGAGAAAATTCCAACTCTAATCACTCCAAAGACAAAGGTGATAACCGCGGTTGATTACGGTGGCAATCCAGTGGAGCTAGATAAGATCATAAATTTAGCCAAAAAACACGGCATAAAAGTGATAGACGACGCCTCTCACGCCCTTGGTAGCGTGCAAAACGGCGTAAAAGTGGGCGTTAAGGCTGATATTAGCATATTTAGCTTTCATCCAGTAAAGCCTATCACCACGCTTGAAGGCGGCGCACTTGCTACAAACGACGATGAGCTAGCAAGACTAGCAAGGCTATATAGAAGCCACGGCATCACCAAAACAAAGCTTTGGGATAGCGACATGAGCCTGCTTGGATACAACTACAGGATCACAGACGTAGCCTGCGCTTTGGGGCTTAGCCAGCTAAAAAGGCTGGACGGCTTTATCGCTAAAAGAAATGAGATAGCTAAATTTTATGATGAGAAATTTAGTGAGTGTGAATACTTTAAAACTATAAAAATCCCAGCAAATACAACAAGCTCAAGGCACCTATATCCAGTGCTTTTGGATGAGAAATTTTGGGATAAAAAAGAGCAAATTTTTGAAGCACTCTTGGAAAAAGGCGTTGGTGTGCAGGTGCATTATAAGCCAACATATAAATTTAGCTTTTATAAAGCACTACTTGGCGAAATTTCACTGCCAAATGCGGAGAAATTTTATAGCGCCGAGCTTAGCTTGCCGTGCCACCATGGCATGAGCGTGGATGATGCTAAATTTGTTGCAAGCACGTTTTTTGATGTGCTAAAAAGCTTTAGCGAGTAA
- the pseI gene encoding pseudaminic acid synthase: MKIGNFDTDKKVFIIAELSANHSGSLKTAVDTIKAAKRAGADAIKLQTYTPDSLTLNSHLDDFVIKGGLWDGRNFYELYQEALTPKEWHAELFKVAKEEGLVCFSSPFCKDDANFLEQFNPPAYKIASFEITDYDFVEFIAKKGKPIIISTGIAYEEEIRDVVQICKNADNSDIALLKCTSSYPAPLNGMNLQTIADMREKFGVEVGFSDHTLGVTAPVVAVSLGARIIEKHFILDKSVKSVDSAFSLDESEFALMTKCVREAEELLGVVNYELDEKAVLNRRFSRSLYASADIKKGEIFNEQNIMSVRPGYGLHPKFLKELIGRSAKRDIKFSERVTKEDLI, translated from the coding sequence ATGAAAATAGGAAATTTTGATACAGACAAAAAGGTCTTTATAATAGCAGAGCTCTCTGCTAATCACAGCGGTAGCCTAAAAACGGCGGTAGATACGATAAAGGCGGCTAAGCGTGCTGGGGCGGACGCAATAAAGCTTCAGACATATACGCCCGATAGTTTGACTCTAAATTCGCACCTAGACGACTTTGTCATTAAGGGCGGGCTTTGGGATGGAAGAAATTTTTACGAGCTTTATCAAGAGGCGCTAACGCCAAAAGAGTGGCACGCTGAGCTTTTTAAAGTAGCAAAAGAAGAAGGGCTTGTCTGCTTTTCAAGCCCATTTTGCAAGGACGACGCCAACTTCTTAGAGCAGTTTAACCCGCCAGCTTATAAGATCGCAAGCTTTGAGATAACGGATTATGATTTTGTAGAATTTATAGCTAAAAAAGGCAAGCCTATCATCATCTCAACAGGTATAGCCTATGAAGAAGAGATAAGAGACGTGGTGCAAATTTGTAAAAATGCAGACAATAGCGATATCGCCCTTTTAAAATGCACCTCAAGCTACCCAGCACCGCTAAATGGCATGAATTTACAAACAATAGCTGACATGAGAGAGAAATTTGGCGTTGAGGTCGGTTTTTCAGATCATACCTTAGGCGTGACAGCTCCAGTAGTGGCGGTTAGTTTGGGTGCTAGGATAATTGAAAAGCATTTTATACTTGATAAAAGCGTAAAAAGCGTTGATAGCGCATTTAGCCTTGATGAGAGTGAATTTGCTCTTATGACAAAGTGCGTTAGAGAGGCCGAGGAGCTTTTGGGTGTGGTAAACTACGAGCTAGATGAAAAAGCGGTTTTAAACAGGAGATTTTCACGCTCACTTTATGCAAGCGCGGATATAAAAAAAGGTGAAATTTTTAACGAGCAAAATATAATGAGCGTGCGCCCAGGATATGGTCTGCATCCTAAATTTTTAAAAGAACTGATCGGAAGGTCAGCAAAAAGAGATATAAAATTTAGCGAAAGAGTAACAAAAGAGGATTTAATATGA
- the pseG gene encoding UDP-2,4-diacetamido-2,4,6-trideoxy-beta-L-altropyranose hydrolase, with protein MKEFKGLPLLKTLVRADSSSKIGHGHIRRDLLLAKKFSDISFASLRLDGDIFDEINYPKFSLTSSEIDELCNLIKNNKFELLIIDHYGFSFEDERAIKEKTGVKILSFDDTYEKHFCDYLLNVNLYAQKAKYEGLVEKSCEVFCGSEFLLVRDEFYEEAQVKREKIYDYSIILGGTDISGLSAKISEKLLLKGLKTAVITTSGNKNLSALKELSNKSENFSLFVDSKNVAKLMNEAKMLIITASSLVNEAYVLGAKFKAICVADNQKEIFAWLKENGYEAYWGDEICLSL; from the coding sequence TTGAAAGAATTTAAAGGACTCCCCTTGCTAAAAACGCTCGTGCGCGCTGATAGTAGCAGTAAGATAGGGCATGGGCACATCAGGCGAGACCTTTTGCTTGCTAAAAAATTTAGCGACATCTCATTTGCATCTTTGAGGCTGGATGGTGACATTTTTGATGAGATAAACTATCCTAAATTTAGCTTAACAAGCAGCGAGATAGATGAGCTTTGCAATCTTATCAAAAATAATAAATTTGAACTTCTTATCATCGACCACTACGGCTTTAGCTTTGAAGACGAAAGAGCTATAAAAGAAAAAACTGGCGTTAAAATTTTATCATTTGACGACACTTATGAAAAGCACTTTTGTGACTATCTTTTAAACGTAAATTTATATGCGCAAAAGGCAAAATATGAGGGGCTGGTAGAAAAAAGCTGCGAGGTATTTTGTGGAAGTGAGTTTTTGCTGGTTAGAGATGAGTTTTATGAAGAAGCGCAAGTAAAAAGGGAGAAAATTTACGACTACTCTATCATTCTTGGAGGCACTGATATCTCAGGGCTAAGTGCAAAAATTTCAGAAAAACTGCTCTTAAAAGGACTAAAAACAGCCGTCATAACAACTAGCGGAAATAAAAATTTGAGTGCACTAAAAGAACTATCAAACAAGAGCGAAAATTTTAGCCTTTTTGTAGATAGCAAAAACGTAGCAAAGCTGATGAATGAAGCCAAAATGCTCATCATAACAGCAAGCTCGCTTGTAAATGAGGCTTACGTTTTGGGAGCTAAATTTAAAGCCATTTGCGTAGCGGATAATCAAAAAGAGATCTTTGCTTGGCTAAAAGAAAATGGGTATGAAGCTTACTGGGGAGATGAAATTTGTTTGAGCTTATAA